A section of the Clostridium omnivorum genome encodes:
- a CDS encoding B12-binding domain-containing radical SAM protein, with product MKIKLIQPAMLPRPMDTKLKTRMAPSLALLTIANLTPKEHEVIIENENVEKIDFDEPIDLAAITVTVDVMNRAVEIAEEFKRRGVTVIAGGIHITADPEEAVNSFDAICVGMAERVWTKILKDKEKNSLKKIYCDMGNMDGKEIVSPNYYIIDNKKYLYTNVISTSRGCPFKCDFCYNSCKDTLKTYINRPIEDVIKDIAALKTRHIMFIDDNFIGNPKWTRQLLKEIKPLKLKWNAAVTSNIVDMTELLDEMKESGCQSLFIGFESINSKSIDSVHKVQNSVKRYEKLVDEIHKRGIMINASFVFGLDEDDASVFKNTLEWIVKNKIETVTSHILTPYPGTKLHSSLIEENRIVDYNLSNYNTAIVVYKPKNITAEELYKGYLWIYKEAYTFKNIIKRLPKAKKQWIPFLAFNLFYRKFGKFTELLCDIVSFENIGRFFRWLSYSIR from the coding sequence ATGAAGATTAAATTAATTCAACCTGCAATGTTGCCAAGGCCTATGGATACAAAGTTAAAGACAAGAATGGCACCGTCCTTAGCATTACTTACAATAGCAAATCTTACTCCAAAGGAGCACGAAGTTATTATAGAGAATGAAAATGTTGAGAAGATAGATTTTGATGAACCTATAGATTTGGCAGCAATAACTGTCACAGTAGATGTGATGAACAGAGCTGTGGAAATAGCGGAGGAGTTTAAAAGGCGTGGGGTAACAGTAATTGCAGGAGGTATACATATTACAGCAGACCCTGAAGAAGCCGTTAATAGTTTTGATGCAATATGCGTGGGAATGGCTGAAAGAGTTTGGACAAAAATTCTTAAGGACAAAGAAAAGAATTCGCTTAAGAAGATATATTGTGATATGGGGAATATGGATGGGAAGGAAATAGTATCACCTAATTATTACATTATTGATAACAAGAAGTATTTATACACTAACGTAATTAGCACAAGCAGGGGATGTCCGTTTAAATGCGATTTTTGCTATAATAGCTGCAAAGATACACTTAAAACTTATATTAATAGACCAATAGAGGATGTAATTAAAGATATAGCTGCATTGAAAACAAGACATATAATGTTTATTGATGATAATTTTATTGGAAATCCAAAATGGACAAGACAGTTATTAAAGGAAATAAAACCTCTTAAACTAAAGTGGAATGCAGCGGTTACTTCTAATATTGTGGATATGACTGAATTGTTGGATGAAATGAAGGAGTCAGGTTGCCAAAGTCTATTTATAGGCTTTGAAAGTATAAATAGTAAATCAATAGATAGTGTCCACAAGGTGCAAAATAGTGTTAAGAGATATGAGAAACTAGTAGATGAGATTCATAAAAGAGGAATAATGATAAATGCTAGTTTTGTTTTTGGATTAGATGAAGATGATGCTTCTGTATTTAAAAATACATTAGAATGGATAGTTAAAAATAAGATAGAAACAGTAACTTCGCATATACTCACCCCATATCCGGGTACTAAGCTGCACTCATCATTAATAGAGGAAAATAGGATTGTAGATTATAATTTGTCAAATTATAATACGGCAATTGTGGTATATAAGCCTAAGAATATTACTGCAGAAGAATTGTATAAGGGCTATCTATGGATATATAAGGAAGCGTACACCTTTAAAAATATAATTAAAAGGCTTCCAAAAGCTAAAAAGCAGTGGATTCCTTTTCTTGCCTTTAATTTGTTTTACAGGAAGTTTGGAAAGTTTACTGAATTATTATGTGATATAGTTTCTTTTGAGAATATAGGAAGATTTTTTAGATGGTTATCTTATAGTATAAGATAG
- a CDS encoding ABC transporter ATP-binding protein, translating to MKKIIDFKNVTKTYKVGEVEINALSGVDFDIYEGEFVVVLGASGAGKSTILNILGGMDNATSGEIIVNGEYIKNYNDKQLTKYRRDNIGFVFQFYNLVSNLTALENVEFAAEVCKNHLDAKEILSRVGLEERAKNFPTQLSGGEQQRVAIARAIAKNPLLLLCDEPTGALDYVTGKKVLQLLEEVNNEFDKTVVLITHNSLIAPMADKVIRVKSGKIESVTCNERKVSIKELEW from the coding sequence ATGAAAAAGATAATTGATTTTAAAAATGTAACAAAAACCTATAAGGTAGGAGAGGTTGAAATAAATGCTCTAAGTGGTGTTGATTTTGATATTTATGAAGGAGAGTTTGTAGTAGTACTAGGGGCTTCTGGGGCAGGTAAAAGCACGATTTTAAATATTTTAGGAGGTATGGACAATGCTACTAGTGGCGAGATTATTGTGAATGGAGAATATATAAAAAATTATAATGATAAACAGCTCACTAAATATAGAAGAGATAACATAGGTTTTGTATTTCAGTTTTACAATCTCGTTTCTAACTTGACTGCCCTTGAAAATGTAGAATTTGCTGCAGAAGTATGCAAAAATCACCTTGATGCAAAAGAAATACTCTCTAGAGTTGGGCTTGAGGAGAGAGCAAAGAATTTTCCTACACAGCTTTCTGGAGGTGAACAGCAGCGTGTTGCTATTGCAAGAGCTATAGCTAAAAATCCTCTTCTGCTTCTATGCGACGAACCCACTGGAGCTTTAGATTATGTGACTGGAAAAAAGGTACTTCAGCTGCTGGAAGAAGTTAATAATGAATTTGACAAGACGGTAGTTTTGATAACACACAACTCTCTCATTGCTCCTATGGCAGATAAGGTCATTAGAGTTAAGAGCGGAAAAATAGAAAGTGTTACTTGTAACGAAAGAAAAGTAAGTATAAAGGAGCTTGAGTGGTAA